The Asterias rubens chromosome 14, eAstRub1.3, whole genome shotgun sequence DNA segment GGTATTGTACGAAAATATATCACCGCGCAATGAAGATAAGTGTGCTGGTAAAAATTAACTATAAATAACGCCCTCTCTTGCTTGTTTCAACCACTTTGCGTAAGCATTTTGCatcctagactgggcccctgtctttatccgcaggTACTATGGTCAAGGTCACGAACTAAAACAACAGGAAGCTAGCAGTGGCTAACAAACCTAGCACTACTACAGCATAGTACTCGATATCCCCTAGCGAGAAAAACTTGCTCACAAAACCGGGAACTAATAAAAAAGTATGGCTGCCAACGCTCTAAGGTACAAGGACAAAGTGGTCCTGGTGACTGGTGGTTCTAAAGGCATCGGAGAGGGTGCAACGCGTGAATTCGGTGAGAacactttttgactcccataaatggccgaccgtgttagttcgcaagatgaaaactacgcaatttcgaggcaaatttgtgtggatcattgtattctacttttaaaacatttttccaaccatatgcaatttataacaaacggttatataAACGCTTttgatagaccaactcgtccgatccaaggcaacgtgttcctttaactgtttCTGAAGTCGAAGGAAGAAAAAAGTCAGACCAGAGTATGTTGTTGAGCATAAGTTAACGACTATACAATAATAGATTTGCACTAGGGATAAAGAATTATGgtaattttttgtaataatacccattaacactgatgtgtgttactGTTTGTGTTAGCTACTGTActctctctaaatgtaaaagagtgaaaaacaccactctttacatttcgagctgtccctcatagtgctcttcaaaaagagtgattgttatttcactcttttagaggggttttactccaggacagagtgaaaaatcactcaaaaagatgcaaacttcaatctaaaagagtggaagaccactcgaaaaagagttgtccctcatatgtctcttgaaatagtgttttttcactcttttacattaagagagtgcTCTGAAAAATGTtattgcatgagttcggtgagtgactacactttgaaagtgtttttgtttgttgcagcgttttgtttgttaaatctagcattttaaattgttgagccaacgcaaaaagggttaattcaacaatttaactgttacttcaacatttctcaaaaaaatccTTTTAATTGTTGCATCTgctttttaaacgttaaactggcacttaaattgttggatttaacataatataaaatgctggattcaacactttcaaagtgtagtcactcaccgaactcatgcaagtgttggattaacctctttagtttttagagtgataGCTTATAGACCTTTGCtcctgtttatttgtttttcaatttggcCCTGTTGGTGGACATTCCCATCAATGAGGTGGTGTTAAATTGTGTTACTATAATTATCCAATGATAAAAGCTGATATCCTATCTCCAACCCCCTCCCTCCAATAAACCAGGAAGCACCTCCCCCCAattctcaattttgttttgaaaattaacTATTAATTTCTCATTTTATTGTTTGCAGTCAAAGCTGGTGCAAAAGTTGCCTTCTGTGCAAGAGGAGGTAATGCTTTATAAAACGTTTATAATtactagttttttttatattttattccttattaaatccttaattctcgatatcgagaattgataattgttttaatgtgttctcaaaaagtaaagcatttcatgaacaatatttcaagagaagtctttcaccactaccttctgtaaacactggaagttatttgtaaatctgtgaacttttatttatttattttgttccgaaagtgtccaatggctttaatatccctttttccattttttcaaaaaaaaagaaaaaaacgtggCCTCTAAAAAatgaagcgggcggggacgctaaacatgatTTCTTGTTTTACATGGCCTAATGTTCATTTAGGCCCTACGTATCACTAACACAAAGCTAAACTTGTTGTGCATAACTTCACTTTTATCTTAGTGGAAGCGGGAAATGCCCTAGAGGCCGAGCTTAATAAAGCTGGTCCAGGCGAAGCCTTCTATATCCAATGTGACGTCAGAAATGAAGAGCAGATTAAGGTAATAATATGACAATGATATCAACTCCTACCATGCACTGTAAAAATATCCGTAAAATTGACGGCACTTTACCTgcctggcagctagggtgccaggtaaagtgccgttaATTTCACGGTGGGACTACCCCTTCAAGgcacaatatttacaaaacttCCACCGTGAAAAAGCAGtgaaaagagtgaaaaaaacactcttcGAAGAGCCATAATATGAAGGACAAAttactctttttcgagtggtcttccactcttttagattgaattgtgcatctttttgagtgatttttcactctgtcctggagagAAACCCCCTAagaaagagtgaaataaccaccactctttttaaagagccgtatggaggacagctcgaaatgtaaagagtggtgtttttcactcttttacaggttgatagtataaacaattgtgtgaaacagctccctctgaagtgacgtggttttcgagaaagaagtaattttcgatacgaatttgatttaaagacctaagatttagaatttgaggtcttgaaatcaagcatctgaaaccacacaacttcgacgaccgattcagctcaaattttcacaggtttgttattttatgcatatgttgagctgtacaccaactgtaaatactagtctctgacaatattaccaatagtgtccagtcgcTTTAAACCATTATTGTAGAACTTTTCAGAGACGGCACTCCCACAACAgaggtttacacatggttgtacccgcaagttaactatttatttgttagtttcttCATATGTCTTCTTTGTATGTATTGTTATGAGTTTTGTGGATTATGTTTCTTTCAGAAAACAGTTGAGCAGACAGTGGCGAAGTACACTCAGCTTGACTGCCTGGTGAACAACGCTGGCTGGCGTAAGAAAATTATTCAAATGTTGTCAACCCACCAAGTTGTAGTTTGTTTTTCCCACTATTCTCGTGGTTTCACGGTTGGTGTGTTGTCATGCAAAATCGTTTGTTTGTCCCACtattctcgtgacccagatggccgttCGATCtcaaataatctaacttcgcgtttggagtttatcgctcagtgagcgttttattcatttttattttggcatcgatgcaatgcaaaatttgtaatcggttttcactattctctcgtgacccagatggccgatcgatctcaaacttctacaggtttgtcagtttatgtatatggtggattacataaagcgcttacactgccagcaaatgttttgttagccAATTCTgttatttaataatataatataatgaccgtatttataacgcgccttttgccaaaggatacaaagcgccaggtattattactgcaaggagtggggcgaattttgagatataagacctaatcattaagcaccatgtaatggtttacaaggtgctgtggcgcaatatgctgccaatccagccaggaacaccggggcgaaccccttctcttttcgataagtgcactgggttcttgtacatgcgtttacacaacacatgggaccaacggctttacgtcccatccgaaggacgaagcaatggttatgtgtcttgcttagggacacaagtgtcacggctgcggattcgaacccacactctgctgatcagaaacaccagagtttgaattcggtgctcttaaccgctcggccacgacactcccatgTAATGCTCCTTTAATGTAATCCACCGCAATCATAAAACTGACAAACcagtagaagtttgagatcgatcggccatcttggtcatgcgaaaatagtgaaaaccgataaCACACTTTGCATGACATAGAAcgattttaaaaagtaaataaataaacgggaaattagtttgatttatttctcatcaaatatggcatttcagaCATATATATTTCAGTGGATGTTTTtacaatcatcatcatcttcatcattaTACCGTGGTAGTTTATATAAATCTGGGATCATAGACGATTttcttttcttaccaattctgtaatgtcccttgtaaagacactggacaatattggtaattgtcaaagaccagtcttctttacttggtgtatgtcaacgcataaaaaaaaacccacccttgtcacacgaagttgtgtgctttcagatacctgatttcgagacctcaaaatctaattatggggtctcgaaatcaaattcgtggaaaattacttctttctcgaaaactccgttacttcagagggagccgtttctcacaatgttttatgctatgaacagctccccgttgctcgttaccaagtatggttttatgctaattattattttgagtaattaccaaaagtgtcgactgcctttaataagcGCTGTAAAGTTTTATTTCGATTGAttgaatacttttttttagcGGATAATCTCATCGAAATCCCCTTCTTATGTAACTGTAGATGCAGGTGCGGAGGTCATCGATGACATATCTGTGGAGCAGTTCAACTCACTCCTCAACTACAATCTTGTTAGCTACTTCATTTGTTCAAAGGTGGCAAACTTCCTATCATAGTgaaagttattttcatgttCCTTAAAGTGAACATTTTTAGGTTCCTGGTAAGTGAAGGTTTTCAGGTTCCTGTAACTGAAAGTTTTCAGGTTCCTCTTCCTGAACATTTTCAGGTTTGTGTTTGTGGAAGTTTTCAGGTTCCTGTATAGGTGAAAGTTTTCAGGTTCCTGTAAACGTTTTCAGGTTCCTCTTTAGTGAAAGTTTTCATGTTCCTGGTAAGTGCAGGTTTTCAGGTTCCTCTTTAGTGAACTTTTTCAGGTTTCTGTTTGTGAAAGTTTTCAGGTTCCTGTAGGTGAACGTTTTCATGGTCCTCTAACTGAAAGTTTTCAGGTTCCTCTTAGTGAACATTTTCAGGTTTCTGTTTGTGAAAGTTTTCAGGTTCCTGTAGGTGAACGTTTTCATgtagttgtcagatgaaaatgACGTTTTTGTTCttacctctttctttaatggtGCTTTCCCGTTATGGAGGCCGACTGATAGATGTTACCTTGATTGGTTTCTAACATCTTTTCAATCCTTCTGTCCTGCAGTATTCACTCCCACATCTGAGAAAGACAAAGGGAAATATCATCAATGTGTCCAGCGTGGTATCCACTCTCGGCCAGGCTCAAGCCATTCcttatgttacttcaaaggtaTTAACGGAGCTATGGAAGTaaacaataatagtggcttcttatatagcgcgcatatccgtcactcagtgacgctcaaggcacttaAACATACAGGTTTTTTCCTCCAACGTATGTGGGCCTACGTTTGAGTTATGAAAACTACTCCTTTTACAAAGCGCCatcacaggggcgaacccctgtTCCttccgataagtgcactgggttattttaaggGAGTTACAAAACAcacggaaccaacggctttacgtcccatcacgactgggactcgaacccacgctcctgatcagaaacaccggagtTTGAACTCGGGGCTCCTAACCGCTCGCTTCGACACTTCGACAACTTGGTGACTGgtttaagcaatactttctgctttGCTTAAAGCAAACTGGTTAAGTGTGCTCGTTTTAAATCATTCAAATGATGgacaatattttattattaaaatctttgccgatttttatatatttatttatagggAGCAATTGATGCGATGACAAGAGCTATGTCAATTGACGAGGCTAAACACCAAGTTCGTGTGAATGGGTACATTATGTGTTTACTTAGTTAACCCTCATACTGTCTTACTTTTCAGTGGCACCCATTTGGTTTTAAATAACAGATCAACAGTGTAACTTGTCTCCAAATCAATTTATGCTTATAGCAAAGAagtttttgcttaacagctttacgaCACTGGGCCCTACTACTTGCTGAAACTCCTGAGCAGAATTCAAAGATTTTGGTTCATGAATGCAGTCACTTTTGCGAAGGGCAAAGGTCAACACGGGGCTGGCTACATTATATACTATACAAGATCACAATACTCGATTCATTCTTGTTCATGCTACTTTTCTAAAAAGTTTGTTCGATTTAATGTTTATGTGGGTTTTGGCTCTTTCTTAATGTtagtttgttttgggggtttgggCCGCCCTTTTGGCGGCCAATAGTTTCAACTGATCCAGAAAATTTTAATCTAATtgtaagcaattttgttttgattgttgcCTTCTATTTTCCAATTGTGCACACCCAGTGTCTCCCCTGGTAACATTTGGACACCCCTATGGAACAGTTTTGCACAGACCGCCGCAGATCCAGAAGCAATCATAAAGGGTGGAAAGGAGGGTCAGGTGAGAGGGGTCAATGGGCAAATCCATTTATATAGGGTGAATCATTTGATATAgaggtttgaaagatgttttagggGACTCCCACCACTTAATCATTACATGATTCGTCGGCTCAGTGATATAAGGTCATCAATTGTAATTTCATATTCGTAATGATCAAAGggtcattaaagacagtggacactattggtaattgtcaaagaccagtcttctcatttagtgtatctcaacatatacataacattacaaacctgtgaaatttgagctcaatcggtcgtcgaagttgcgagataatgatgaaagaaaaaaacacccttgtcacacaaagttgtcacaaaataattctgaggtctcgaaatcaagttctcaacataatgcataaaataacaaacctgcgaaaatttgagctcaatcggtcgtcaaagttgcgagataataatgaaagaaaaaacacccttgtcatacgaagttgtgtgctttaagatgcttgatgtcgagaccgcaaattctaaatctgaggtctcgaaataaaattcgtggaaaactacttctttctcgaaaactatatactcgtcacttcagagggagccaattctcacagtgttttatactgaaaacctctccccattattactcgttacaaaatacaaggttttatgccaacaattattttgagtaattaccaagtagTTTCCACTGCTTTAAGTTTCCCTCGTGGGTTTTTACTTATTTGCTCGATTCAAATAGTGTACATTGTTCCTACTATGACGCTCCtaaatttcttttgtttttcctcgCAGCTCCTTGGGCGCTTCGGCACTATCGAAGAAGCCGGGAAAATGTTCTTATTCGTCGCGGCCGAAGCAACATTCTGTACCGGCAATAACTTCTTATTTACGGGGGGCGCTGAGCTCAACTACGCATGCAAGACCCAGTTGAAGGAACACACCAACATCTTTGAGTGATTATTTGAAGGGGAGATTTTTGTAAAGtactttaaagccagtggacactattggttattgtcaaagaccagtcttcgcacttgctgtatcccagcataatatgcataaaataacaaacctgtgaaaatttgagctcgattggtcgtcggagttaagagataactatgaaagaaaaaaacacccttgtcacacgaagttgtgtgcattcagatgcttgatttcgggacctcaaattctaaacttgaggtctcgaaatcaagttcgttgaaaattacttctttctcgaaaactactccacttcagagggagccgtttctcacaaggctttttactatcaacctctccccattactcgtcaccaagtaaggttttatgctaataattattttgagtatttaccaatagtgtccactgcctttaaaggcactgcagccgatttcacgaaacgctaggataagtagaggcccggtcacacaggcctcgataacgagaatgaaaacgagaattttaacaatgcacgccctcgattggttgaatgagttgaacatttcaaccaatagaatgcgttctctttgcgtagtgatcgttttcgttatcgatGCAGTTTGACTCGGTCCTATTCCTACACTGAAAACGGGGGTGTAACATTTGGGTAGAtaccaacaaaataatcaaaatttacacaatCGGGCGTTAAAATAACTTCCAATACTGCAAATACAATtacattatttggtttgcggtaacaccatgtgtgtatctactttccagggagtttgttcttagagaactgtcttgctttattctactgccgcggagtagatagttacattgttgttgttttaatggcagtggacactaatggtaattactcagacaaaataattattagcataaaacatttcttgattacgagtaatagggagaggttgatagtatataacattgtgagaaaaggttccctctgaagtgacgtagatttcaagaaagaagtaattttcacgaacttgattgtgagacctcagatttagaatttaaagtttcgaaatcaagcacctggaAACACACATtattcgtgtgactagggtgggtttttttctttcacattatctcgcaacttcgatgaccgatttagttcaaattttcacaggtttgttattttatgcatttgttgagatatagcaagtgagaagacttgacaattaccaatagtgtctagtttCTTTAACATCCCCAGTTTGtgcagtcctaacttaggatgggttcaatactTCCtataacgtctatggatacggaacttaactcgtcctaagtttaATCCTAAGTATTGGAAgagtgaaatcgacggctgtacactattggttattactcaaaataattcttagcataaaacttacttggtaatgagcaacggagagctgttgttgtagtgtaacacattgtgagaaacggctcactctaaAGTAAAATATACTTTTATGCTGGAAAGATCATCAAGTTATTGGAACATCTTTGgggttttttaaaaagataatTTCTACCAATGTTTAAACCAatatttaaatgttaaaaaaaacataaactgaaTTGCCAGTTATTTAATATTGTATACAACATATCATGTAAAAAACAACTGTTGGTCGCAACATCTGTCTATGTGTATATGATTgaactttaaagggacacgttgcctttgatcgatcgagttggaccataaaaagcgtttggaacccTTTGTATAAAATCGATGTTGTtccatgttttaaaagtagaatataaccatccacacaaacatgcctcaaaatggcgtttttggtgtgtttatttactttgcgaactaacacagtcggccattttatgaagccaaacaaatttgactccacaagtGTTCGATGACGACGTATAAgaaaaaccatttgttataaaatggtaggaaagatgttttaaaagtaaaatacaataatccacacaaatttgcctcgaaattgcgtggttttccatttactttgcgaactaacacggtctgccatttacgAATATTGGTAACTTGTACataatgtttggtaattaccgtTTGGTAATTAacttataaaaactgacttgataacgagcattggagagctgtatagtataaaccattgtgacaaacggctccctctggggtagcaaagattttgagaaagaggtaatttctcactaaaataataaaacacttctagctagaagtcttttattcctatctgaaagcacacaagttcgtccaacaagggtgtttttttttctctcatcattatctcgcaatgTCGATGACCAAAATGATCTTAAagttttacaggcttgttattttatgcatatgttgaaagtTGCACCAAGTATTGACAAATActaacgtgtaccttccctttaaagccattggaccctttcggttcagaaaaaaaaaaagttcacagatttacaaataacttgcagggtttacagaaggcaatggtgaaagacttctcttgaaatattattccatgaaatgctttactttttgagaaaacagcaaaacaatataaattctcgttaacgagaattacggatttattttaaacacatgtcatgacacggcgaaacgcgcggaaacaagggtgggttttaccgttgttttctcccgactccgatgaccgattgagtctaaattttcacaggtttgttgtttgatgtagaagttgtggtatacaaagtgtgggccttggacaacactgtttaccgaaacgGTCCAATAGCTTTAACCTTTCACTAGATCGGGAAAGCACtaacagtgctagcacacatcggtaACGGTAGACGGGTAAACTGTGTGCAATTTTCTATTTGTCGTACTGCACTCACATGTACATATTCAGGTCATAATGTCACTGCTCCAACAGTTTTTAGTTGCGGCTAGACTTGTGGAccagtcgttaaatgtctgtcgcggtgatagcgttccgactctcccTGCGATATTtccgcgagactgctggccccgcgagacaACTGCTTTGGCGACACGATCCCATTTCATGGAAgtgtagaagtcggcaaccagcagtttgcGCGAGAGTGCAGTGacctcgcgagagcaccgccacaactcgactagctcaccgcgtgggaccattaacgacttgtacacaCGTCTCAGTTGAGGGCCGATTGCGTTGCAAAACAAAGTCCATACACTGCTACACATTATAgagatacaacatttttgtgtTAAACAGAGCAAGGGTGACCTGATATTTTGTATTCAAGTATCCAAAAGTCATGCTCAGGTTTGAGAATAAGGTCACCCTGGTAACTGGTGGTTCCAAAGGCATTGGTGAAGGTGTGGTACGGGAATTTGGTAAGTTTCTTAGTGTACTGTGTGTGCCGTGCGGTAGTTGAGTCGTTACAACATTAACGTTGCGTTCATTTGATGGTGT contains these protein-coding regions:
- the LOC117299050 gene encoding 17-beta-hydroxysteroid dehydrogenase 14-like, translated to MAANALRYKDKVVLVTGGSKGIGEGATREFVKAGAKVAFCARGVEAGNALEAELNKAGPGEAFYIQCDVRNEEQIKKTVEQTVAKYTQLDCLVNNAGWHAGAEVIDDISVEQFNSLLNYNLVSYFICSKYSLPHLRKTKGNIINVSSVVSTLGQAQAIPYVTSKGAIDAMTRAMSIDEAKHQVRVNGVSPGNIWTPLWNSFAQTAADPEAIIKGGKEGQLLGRFGTIEEAGKMFLFVAAEATFCTGNNFLFTGGAELNYACKTQLKEHTNIFE